Proteins from a single region of Crocosphaera sp. UHCC 0190:
- the groL gene encoding chaperonin GroEL (60 kDa chaperone family; promotes refolding of misfolded polypeptides especially under stressful conditions; forms two stacked rings of heptamers to form a barrel-shaped 14mer; ends can be capped by GroES; misfolded proteins enter the barrel where they are refolded when GroES binds) yields the protein MAKIVSFGDESRRSLEQGVNALADAVKITLGPRGRNVLLEKKFGAPQIVNDGITVAKEIELENPLENTGARLMQEIASKTKEVAGDGTTTATIIGQALIREGLKNVIAGANPVSLRRGIEKTIAYLVEEIAAIAKPVEGDAIAQVATVSSGNDQEVGDMISLAMDKVTTDGVITVEESKSLTTELEVVEGMQIDRGYLSPYFITDQERQQVEFDNAFLLITDKKVSTIADLVPILESVARAGRPLLIIAEDVDGEALATLVVNKARGVLNVAAIKSPGFGERRKAVLQDIAILTGGSVISEEVGLTLDSVSLDMLGQATKVTIVKDNTTIVATTDDRTKAAVQKRIEQLRKQLAETDLSYDIEKLQERIAKLAGGVAVIKVGAATETELKDRKLRIEDALNATKAAIEEGIVPGGGTTLIHLATKIAEFKHTLTNPEEQVAADIVAKALEAPLRQLANNAGVEGSVIVERVRETAFNIGYNAITGQLEDMIAAGIIDPAKVVRSALQNAGSIAGMVLTTEALVVEKPEPEPPAAPDMGGMGGMGGMGGMGGMGMGGMGF from the coding sequence ATGGCAAAAATTGTATCATTCGGCGATGAATCAAGACGCTCATTAGAACAAGGGGTCAATGCCCTTGCTGATGCTGTAAAAATAACCCTCGGCCCCAGAGGACGGAATGTATTATTAGAAAAGAAATTTGGGGCCCCCCAAATTGTTAACGACGGGATCACCGTTGCTAAAGAAATTGAATTAGAAAATCCCTTGGAAAATACTGGGGCCAGACTGATGCAAGAAATTGCCTCCAAAACCAAAGAAGTGGCTGGAGACGGAACCACAACCGCCACCATCATTGGTCAAGCCTTAATTCGGGAAGGCTTAAAAAATGTGATCGCTGGGGCCAACCCGGTGTCCCTGCGTCGTGGCATCGAAAAAACCATCGCTTACCTTGTCGAAGAAATTGCAGCTATTGCTAAACCTGTTGAGGGAGATGCGATCGCCCAAGTGGCTACTGTATCATCAGGGAACGATCAAGAAGTCGGTGATATGATCTCCCTAGCCATGGATAAAGTGACCACAGACGGGGTTATTACCGTTGAAGAGTCCAAATCTCTCACCACGGAGTTAGAAGTGGTAGAAGGGATGCAAATTGATCGGGGTTATCTTTCTCCCTACTTCATCACAGATCAAGAAAGACAACAAGTCGAATTTGATAACGCCTTCTTATTGATCACCGACAAAAAAGTCAGTACGATCGCGGATTTAGTTCCCATCCTCGAAAGTGTAGCCCGGGCCGGTAGACCCCTCTTAATCATTGCAGAAGATGTAGATGGAGAAGCCTTAGCCACCTTAGTCGTCAACAAAGCCAGAGGGGTGTTAAATGTAGCGGCGATCAAGTCTCCTGGTTTTGGGGAAAGACGCAAAGCTGTTTTACAGGATATTGCCATTCTTACCGGAGGCAGTGTCATTTCTGAAGAAGTGGGCTTAACCTTAGATTCTGTTTCCCTGGATATGCTAGGACAAGCCACCAAAGTTACTATCGTTAAAGACAATACCACCATTGTCGCTACCACTGATGACAGAACCAAGGCGGCTGTACAAAAACGCATTGAACAACTCCGCAAACAACTGGCCGAAACCGACTTGAGCTATGACATTGAAAAATTGCAAGAACGGATCGCTAAATTAGCCGGAGGTGTGGCTGTCATTAAAGTTGGGGCCGCAACTGAAACCGAATTAAAAGATCGCAAACTTCGCATTGAAGATGCCCTTAACGCCACCAAAGCAGCCATAGAAGAAGGTATCGTCCCTGGTGGGGGAACAACCCTAATTCACTTAGCGACTAAAATTGCTGAATTCAAACATACCCTCACCAACCCCGAAGAACAAGTGGCCGCCGATATCGTGGCTAAAGCCTTAGAAGCTCCTCTGCGTCAGTTAGCTAATAATGCCGGGGTTGAAGGCTCTGTTATTGTGGAACGGGTACGAGAAACCGCGTTTAATATCGGTTATAACGCCATCACAGGGCAATTAGAAGATATGATCGCCGCAGGAATTATTGATCCAGCGAAAGTAGTGCGCTCTGCTCTGCAAAATGCTGGGTCGATCGCTGGTATGGTCTTAACCACAGAAGCCTTAGTGGTAGAAAAACCAGAACCCGAACCCCCCGCAGCCCCCGATATGGGCGGCATGGGCGGTATGGGCGGCATGGGCGGCATGGGCGGCATGGGTATGGGCGGCATGGGCTTCTAA
- a CDS encoding NUDIX hydrolase, giving the protein MSLKKWKILNSEFVINNQWCIVRQDKVELPNGAIIDDYFVNIRPEIALVMPITPNNEVVFVRQYRHGVKEILLELPAGAFEPQKETSITAAKRELEEETGYIAQELILMKTIYDNPVKDDNKIHIFLGLNVQKTGQINLDITEEIEVVLVPIKDVIDKIMSGEICVAGTIATIFMGLEFIKKYH; this is encoded by the coding sequence ATGAGTCTTAAAAAATGGAAAATTCTGAACTCAGAGTTTGTTATTAATAACCAATGGTGTATAGTTCGACAAGATAAGGTTGAATTACCGAATGGGGCGATTATTGATGATTACTTTGTCAATATCCGTCCTGAAATTGCTTTAGTTATGCCCATTACACCCAATAATGAAGTAGTTTTTGTCCGTCAATATCGTCATGGAGTAAAAGAGATTTTATTAGAACTTCCTGCTGGAGCATTTGAACCACAAAAAGAGACAAGTATAACGGCAGCTAAGCGAGAATTAGAAGAAGAAACTGGTTATATTGCCCAAGAATTAATCTTGATGAAAACAATTTATGATAATCCGGTAAAAGATGATAATAAAATTCATATCTTTCTGGGTTTAAATGTGCAAAAAACCGGACAAATTAATTTAGATATTACTGAAGAAATTGAAGTGGTTTTAGTGCCAATTAAAGATGTAATTGATAAAATTATGTCCGGTGAAATTTGTGTTGCAGGAACTATTGCCACAATTTTTATGGGATTAGAATTCATAAAAAAATACCATTAA
- a CDS encoding crossover junction endodeoxyribonuclease RuvC codes for MSHKTWLGIDPGLAIIGWAILQETDSPLPLIIDYGIIKTEKNLSTPQRLLEIEQDLEELVQEFKPDRIAIEMPFFSRTIKAAGGVLQALGVINLVCYRNTKIEPIFLHQASWKCHLGDGRADKKEVAQMIGNLFDLDSLPIDDSVDAIAIAYGGLCGLTNNIG; via the coding sequence ATGTCTCATAAAACTTGGCTAGGAATTGATCCGGGACTCGCTATTATTGGGTGGGCAATTTTACAAGAAACAGATTCACCACTTCCCTTAATCATCGACTATGGAATCATCAAAACTGAAAAAAACCTATCAACTCCCCAAAGATTGTTAGAAATTGAGCAAGACTTAGAAGAATTAGTCCAAGAATTCAAGCCTGATCGGATCGCCATTGAAATGCCCTTTTTTAGCCGAACTATTAAAGCTGCCGGAGGTGTTTTACAAGCATTAGGAGTAATTAATTTAGTGTGTTATCGGAATACTAAAATCGAGCCAATTTTTTTACATCAAGCCAGTTGGAAATGTCATTTAGGGGATGGTAGAGCAGATAAAAAAGAAGTAGCACAAATGATAGGAAATCTCTTTGATTTAGACTCCTTACCGATTGATGATAGTGTAGATGCGATCGCCATTGCCTATGGGGGTTTATGTGGCCTAACCAATAATATTGGATAA
- a CDS encoding DUF309 domain-containing protein has product MASEAFLQGIKEFNQGEFYACHDTLEAIWIDSAESDKRFYQGVLQVAVGCYHLENHNWRGAVILLGEGVRRLVDYQPEYETIDVTKLLAESQALLLYLQQTDPENIAEVAQTLKESSDNAPCSLPHIVILNKS; this is encoded by the coding sequence ATGGCATCAGAGGCATTTTTGCAAGGGATTAAAGAGTTTAATCAGGGGGAATTTTACGCCTGTCATGATACATTAGAAGCTATTTGGATCGATTCAGCAGAGTCGGATAAACGGTTTTATCAAGGTGTTTTACAGGTAGCGGTGGGTTGTTATCATCTCGAAAACCATAATTGGCGTGGGGCAGTGATTTTATTGGGGGAAGGTGTAAGACGACTCGTTGACTATCAACCAGAGTATGAAACCATTGATGTCACAAAGTTGTTAGCAGAAAGTCAAGCATTACTGCTTTATCTCCAACAAACTGACCCTGAAAATATTGCTGAAGTTGCTCAAACCCTCAAGGAATCCTCTGATAATGCCCCCTGTTCTTTGCCTCATATTGTCATTTTAAATAAGTCTTAA
- a CDS encoding VWA domain-containing protein, with protein MLKYRRKVIENPLFYTPLILVGIFLALALLFGLLRLGKPPVAVAIALDLSSSTYQPQPFNSPNSIMDQEVKAVNAYLEENSKLAVPNKVQIFGIGGGKAPKLTSTMESQQGVVTDELSRRLSDPNLPYQLIPEPSQDDLDIVIKETTEVLREQANHCRELLIVTDTGVTLTQSAVTQATGQKIKINSLVFGDGDVPNLRSAARQTGGIYRDNISLSNTGGTYLEELFLRDFFSHFNGNWKWINFWLGCAVIAFLWLLVLPLDRWVFQGLFKMSMDASGKISLGTAFIGTIIVTALMIAAGLPFISPC; from the coding sequence TTGTTAAAGTACCGACGCAAAGTAATAGAAAACCCGCTATTTTATACCCCTTTAATATTGGTAGGTATCTTTTTAGCACTAGCCTTATTATTTGGGTTACTGCGTTTAGGAAAACCCCCCGTTGCTGTGGCGATCGCCCTGGATTTAAGTAGTAGCACTTATCAACCCCAACCTTTTAATTCTCCCAATTCTATCATGGATCAAGAGGTTAAAGCCGTTAATGCTTATCTCGAAGAAAATTCTAAATTAGCTGTGCCGAATAAGGTGCAAATTTTTGGTATTGGAGGCGGAAAAGCCCCAAAATTAACCTCAACAATGGAATCACAACAAGGGGTTGTTACTGATGAATTGAGTAGAAGGTTAAGCGATCCCAATTTACCCTATCAATTAATTCCTGAACCCTCACAAGATGACCTAGATATTGTTATTAAGGAAACGACAGAAGTTTTACGAGAGCAAGCAAATCATTGTCGTGAATTGTTAATAGTAACTGATACAGGTGTCACTTTAACTCAATCTGCTGTTACTCAAGCAACCGGCCAAAAGATTAAGATTAATTCTCTAGTTTTTGGGGATGGAGATGTCCCTAATTTAAGGTCTGCTGCTCGGCAAACTGGTGGGATTTATCGTGATAATATTAGTTTATCTAATACCGGAGGAACCTATCTTGAAGAATTATTTTTGAGAGACTTTTTTAGTCATTTTAATGGTAACTGGAAATGGATCAATTTTTGGTTAGGATGTGCGGTTATTGCTTTCCTTTGGTTGTTGGTTTTACCTCTAGATCGTTGGGTGTTTCAAGGACTTTTTAAAATGTCTATGGACGCATCAGGTAAAATTTCTTTAGGAACGGCATTTATTGGTACAATTATTGTAACAGCATTGATGATAGCAGCAGGTTTACCGTTTATATCCCCTTGTTAA
- a CDS encoding CatB-related O-acetyltransferase, whose translation MTIYPDPNNPYPLENYKQLCFLKNIITNPNIIVGDFTYYDDFENPHNFENNVLYHFDFIGDKLIIGKFCAIASDVKFMMNGGNHPLNYFTTYPFTIFGHAWENTMSVANTSKGDTIIGNDVWFGYNALIMPGIKVGDGAIIAASSVVTKDVEPYTIVGGNPAKLIRKRFEDEVINLLLKLQWWDWPIEKITQNIGILCSNNLAALKQLY comes from the coding sequence ATGACAATTTATCCTGATCCCAATAATCCCTATCCGTTAGAGAACTATAAGCAATTATGTTTCCTCAAAAATATTATCACGAACCCTAATATTATTGTGGGAGATTTTACTTATTATGATGATTTTGAAAATCCCCATAATTTTGAAAATAATGTTCTCTATCACTTTGATTTTATTGGTGATAAGTTAATTATTGGCAAGTTTTGTGCCATTGCGAGTGATGTTAAATTTATGATGAATGGGGGAAATCATCCCCTAAATTATTTTACGACTTATCCCTTTACGATTTTTGGCCATGCTTGGGAAAATACCATGTCTGTTGCTAATACTTCCAAAGGAGATACCATTATTGGTAATGATGTTTGGTTTGGCTATAATGCTTTAATTATGCCAGGGATTAAAGTCGGAGACGGGGCAATTATTGCAGCTAGTTCAGTGGTAACAAAAGACGTAGAACCTTATACCATTGTAGGTGGAAATCCAGCTAAATTAATTAGAAAGCGGTTTGAAGATGAGGTAATTAATTTATTATTAAAACTCCAATGGTGGGATTGGCCAATTGAAAAAATCACTCAAAATATTGGGATACTTTGTAGTAATAATTTAGCGGCATTAAAACAATTATATTAA
- a CDS encoding carbon-nitrogen hydrolase family protein, with the protein MKPYLAAAIQMTSKPDLEKNLVEAEELIELAVRRGAELIGLPENFAFLGKEEDKLGKAQEIAQKAEKFLKKMAQRFQITILGGGFPVPVEGDGTKAYNTAILVDPTGIEVARYQKVHLFDVDVPDGNTYRESSTVMAGQRLPDIYASGDLGNLGLSICYDVRFPELYRHLSRQGVDVLFVPAAFTAFTGKDHWQVLLQARAIENTCYVIAPAQTGNHYARRFTHGHAMIIDPWGMILDDAGQQPGMAIAEINPTRIKRVRQQMPSLQHRVFL; encoded by the coding sequence ATGAAACCTTATCTCGCTGCTGCCATTCAAATGACAAGCAAGCCTGACCTCGAAAAAAATTTGGTTGAGGCTGAGGAACTGATCGAACTAGCTGTCCGTCGTGGGGCTGAGTTAATTGGTCTGCCAGAAAACTTTGCTTTTCTCGGTAAAGAAGAAGATAAACTAGGAAAAGCCCAAGAAATTGCTCAAAAAGCAGAAAAGTTCCTGAAAAAAATGGCGCAACGCTTCCAGATTACTATCCTAGGGGGTGGCTTTCCTGTTCCCGTTGAAGGTGATGGGACTAAAGCCTATAATACCGCCATTTTAGTTGATCCAACTGGCATAGAAGTCGCCCGTTATCAAAAAGTGCATCTGTTCGATGTGGATGTGCCTGACGGTAATACTTATCGGGAGTCTAGCACAGTGATGGCTGGACAACGGTTGCCTGATATTTATGCCTCTGGGGACTTGGGAAATTTGGGCCTCTCGATTTGTTATGATGTGCGCTTTCCTGAGTTGTACCGTCATTTATCCCGTCAAGGAGTTGATGTTTTGTTTGTTCCTGCGGCGTTTACAGCATTTACAGGTAAGGATCACTGGCAGGTTTTGTTACAAGCTAGAGCCATTGAAAATACCTGTTATGTCATTGCTCCTGCTCAAACGGGAAATCACTATGCTAGGCGTTTTACCCATGGTCACGCGATGATTATTGACCCTTGGGGGATGATTTTAGATGACGCTGGCCAACAACCAGGCATGGCGATCGCAGAAATTAACCCGACTCGTATTAAACGGGTGCGTCAACAAATGCCTTCTTTACAACATCGGGTATTTCTGTAA
- a CDS encoding ferredoxin-thioredoxin reductase catalytic domain-containing protein, with protein sequence MTSANTNINQQDKVLEAMKNFAEQYAKRTDTYFCSEPSVTAVVIEGLAKHKEELGSPLCPCRHYEDKEAEVKNTYWNCPCVPMRERKDCHCMLFITPDNEFAGKEQEIDLEFIKEIRETMSA encoded by the coding sequence ATGACTTCAGCAAACACCAATATTAATCAGCAGGATAAAGTTCTAGAGGCAATGAAAAATTTTGCCGAACAGTACGCTAAGCGCACAGATACTTATTTTTGTAGTGAACCCTCTGTCACCGCAGTAGTGATTGAAGGGTTAGCTAAACATAAAGAAGAATTAGGCTCTCCCTTGTGTCCCTGTCGTCATTACGAAGACAAAGAAGCGGAAGTGAAAAATACCTATTGGAACTGTCCTTGTGTCCCCATGAGAGAACGCAAAGACTGTCATTGTATGTTATTCATCACCCCAGACAATGAATTTGCGGGCAAAGAACAGGAAATTGATCTAGAGTTTATCAAAGAAATCAGAGAAACTATGTCTGCGTAA
- a CDS encoding tubulin-like doman-containing protein, with the protein MAAVEEKSMVPTILVGVGGTGAEILSRIRRLVEETYGSLEKFPILSFLVVDTDKDYKINNPEAGGSPFKDHEKHWASVSGKQVSSMVSSMEQYPWIDSWFPRELERNITSLEAGAGQIRACGRFALFCNYHDIRDKFLAATNRVKGRENFMLNNYGIKVSTNAINVFITGSLSGGTGSGMLIDMGYCVRKWLEGEGSPLITAIVPMPQAFAGIKVGDRVLANGYGAMMELSYFSDYRTEYHSQFSKNLADEVRSNRAPFDFTYLVGTKNGESDFKLEQIREMIAQNIFLDLTSDFSPHKRSIRDNIKSAWAQADPGGRGYPKNFMSFGLSTIEIPISQIRSSLCYRLAKDLVNWWLNENAKLPADSMELIKNDILKRMRLTDVELLTDLGAAQDKSYLEEVSQWINKLRQTINQENYLQCTAKGINFLGKEQGKIKDLDQFIRQEVNTFRQDHFRELSPDERLHGDYFQRIYDNRDRIITQGRSSLETELYRILEDRNYGTKFAQTFITIVRQIFDDIRQRFSQQQEQIWGLRETERQKQYEQALEEFTQIKSRYGITKQDRMEVCCDNILTNLEGSLVATIQRKTRAASLIVIDRLKEELDKLERRLNRFQQRLIQTRDQFAQEADHQAESADALSINGIKLYERDKLNELYQDLIEQLGADTQGSKSRFEIGLDRVCSTLSEDILKEASPFWKKNRRADEYMRLFDITQIPDVQEDDLGDIIYKYSKIIVVERTPKNSHLYTEMAACDRLFKLFNDETEIVNNIRIAYNKSKPLILMDKAVLSGKDAGFTPATNINVALLGGRNTADPAAQKLLPLLQQFNDIGENAIKPLGDPERHRIVFVQETGGFSLRCIDGMKELRQSYQDWKGDSIEAKRAQLRGEPRDLPIPVHIQKEPPFWDIFPEDPKIFQLVIQARALNVLYLSENQATRENTIRYTRPTNIGSQNVDIASSWEEASQILEVRACRPDQEEIKRQITQKLTAAETPQQKQQLYQQFTTYLENRAQELQKQGGKDSPEYKREAEIIKQVINDYQLYAATDIYHNEKPLQTTSTQQNTVENQVVETAPQAPTQRKWYLYKDNQQTGPFSAEQLLNQGITPQTYVWCAGMEGWKSASDISELSHLF; encoded by the coding sequence ATGGCAGCAGTTGAAGAAAAAAGCATGGTTCCCACTATCTTAGTGGGAGTGGGAGGAACCGGAGCAGAAATTTTATCGAGAATTAGAAGATTAGTAGAAGAAACCTATGGCAGTTTAGAAAAATTTCCGATCCTAAGTTTTTTAGTTGTTGATACAGATAAAGATTATAAAATTAATAACCCCGAAGCAGGGGGAAGTCCTTTTAAAGATCATGAAAAACATTGGGCCAGTGTTAGTGGTAAACAAGTGAGTTCCATGGTTTCTAGTATGGAACAATATCCTTGGATTGATAGTTGGTTTCCCAGGGAATTAGAAAGAAATATTACCTCCTTAGAAGCAGGGGCCGGACAAATTCGCGCTTGTGGAAGATTTGCCTTATTTTGTAATTATCATGATATTCGAGATAAGTTTTTAGCCGCGACAAACCGAGTTAAAGGCCGTGAAAATTTCATGTTAAATAACTATGGTATTAAAGTTAGTACCAATGCCATTAATGTGTTTATTACCGGGTCACTTTCTGGGGGAACAGGTAGCGGAATGCTCATCGATATGGGCTATTGTGTGCGTAAATGGTTAGAAGGGGAAGGTAGTCCTTTAATAACCGCAATTGTTCCTATGCCTCAAGCATTTGCAGGAATAAAAGTAGGTGATCGCGTCTTAGCAAATGGCTATGGGGCCATGATGGAATTAAGTTACTTTTCTGACTATCGGACAGAATATCATAGTCAATTTAGTAAGAATTTAGCTGATGAAGTTCGCAGCAATCGCGCCCCCTTTGATTTTACTTATTTAGTGGGAACAAAAAATGGGGAAAGTGACTTTAAACTTGAACAAATTCGAGAAATGATTGCTCAAAATATTTTCTTAGATTTGACCTCAGATTTTTCACCCCATAAGCGATCTATCCGAGATAATATTAAATCAGCTTGGGCCCAGGCAGATCCTGGCGGTAGAGGTTATCCCAAGAATTTCATGAGTTTTGGTCTATCTACCATAGAAATCCCAATTTCTCAGATTCGCAGTTCTTTATGTTATCGACTTGCTAAAGATTTAGTTAATTGGTGGTTAAATGAAAATGCAAAACTACCAGCAGATTCGATGGAATTAATCAAAAACGATATTCTTAAAAGGATGCGTTTAACTGATGTTGAATTATTAACGGACTTAGGGGCAGCACAAGATAAATCTTATTTAGAAGAAGTGTCCCAATGGATTAATAAACTGCGGCAAACTATTAATCAAGAAAATTATTTACAATGTACAGCCAAAGGAATTAATTTTTTGGGCAAAGAACAGGGTAAAATTAAAGATTTAGATCAATTTATTAGGCAAGAAGTTAATACTTTTCGCCAAGATCATTTTCGAGAATTAAGTCCTGATGAACGATTACATGGGGACTATTTTCAACGTATTTATGATAACCGCGATCGCATCATTACTCAAGGAAGAAGTAGCCTAGAAACGGAACTTTATCGAATTTTAGAAGATCGTAATTATGGGACTAAATTTGCCCAGACATTTATCACAATTGTGCGACAAATCTTTGATGATATTAGACAAAGATTTAGTCAGCAACAAGAACAAATTTGGGGACTAAGAGAAACCGAAAGACAGAAACAATATGAACAAGCTTTAGAGGAATTCACCCAAATCAAATCACGGTATGGCATTACAAAACAGGATAGAATGGAAGTCTGTTGTGATAATATTTTAACTAATCTTGAAGGAAGTTTAGTGGCAACAATTCAACGAAAAACCCGCGCTGCTTCCTTAATTGTCATTGATAGATTAAAAGAAGAATTAGACAAATTAGAACGACGTTTAAACCGTTTTCAACAGCGTTTAATACAGACAAGAGATCAGTTTGCACAAGAAGCAGATCATCAAGCAGAAAGTGCTGACGCTTTAAGCATTAATGGTATTAAACTATATGAACGGGATAAACTTAATGAACTCTATCAAGACTTAATTGAACAATTAGGGGCCGATACTCAAGGAAGCAAAAGTCGGTTTGAGATCGGGTTAGATAGAGTATGTAGTACCCTCTCAGAAGATATTCTTAAAGAAGCGAGTCCTTTCTGGAAGAAAAACCGTCGCGCTGATGAATATATGCGCTTATTTGATATTACCCAAATTCCCGATGTTCAAGAAGATGACTTAGGAGATATTATCTATAAGTATAGTAAAATTATCGTTGTGGAGAGAACCCCGAAAAATAGTCATCTTTATACCGAGATGGCCGCTTGCGATCGCCTCTTTAAACTGTTCAATGATGAGACAGAAATTGTCAATAATATTCGCATTGCTTACAATAAATCTAAACCATTAATCTTGATGGATAAAGCAGTTTTATCTGGAAAAGATGCCGGATTTACTCCCGCTACCAATATTAATGTTGCCCTTTTAGGAGGAAGGAATACTGCCGATCCTGCGGCCCAAAAACTTCTTCCCCTGCTACAACAATTTAATGATATTGGAGAAAACGCCATTAAACCTTTAGGCGATCCAGAACGTCATCGTATCGTCTTTGTACAAGAAACAGGGGGATTTTCTTTACGATGTATTGATGGTATGAAAGAATTAAGACAATCCTATCAAGACTGGAAAGGGGACAGTATTGAAGCAAAACGCGCCCAATTACGAGGAGAACCCAGGGACTTACCTATTCCTGTACACATTCAAAAAGAACCCCCATTTTGGGATATCTTTCCCGAAGATCCTAAAATCTTTCAATTAGTGATTCAAGCAAGAGCATTAAACGTATTATATCTATCAGAAAATCAGGCAACTAGAGAAAATACCATCCGTTATACTCGTCCAACTAATATAGGTTCACAAAACGTTGATATTGCCTCAAGTTGGGAAGAAGCATCACAAATCTTAGAAGTGCGGGCCTGTCGTCCTGATCAAGAAGAAATTAAACGACAAATTACCCAAAAATTGACCGCAGCAGAAACCCCCCAACAAAAACAACAACTTTATCAACAATTCACAACTTATCTAGAAAATCGCGCCCAAGAATTACAAAAACAAGGGGGGAAAGATAGCCCAGAATATAAACGAGAAGCTGAAATTATTAAGCAAGTTATTAATGATTATCAACTCTATGCAGCCACAGATATTTATCATAATGAGAAACCATTACAAACCACTTCTACTCAACAAAATACAGTAGAAAATCAAGTAGTTGAAACAGCACCCCAAGCCCCAACTCAAAGAAAATGGTATCTTTATAAAGATAATCAACAAACTGGGCCTTTTTCCGCCGAACAACTCTTAAATCAGGGCATAACCCCTCAAACTTATGTTTGGTGTGCGGGAATGGAGGGTTGGAAAAGCGCGTCAGATATCTCAGAGTTAAGCCATCTTTTCTAA
- the trxA gene encoding thioredoxin, with protein sequence MSATPQVTDDKFKQEVLESDIPVLVDFWAPWCGPCRMVAPVVDEIAEQYAGQVKVLKLNTDENPATASQYGIRSIPTLMIFKGGQRVDMVVGAVPKTTLANTLEKYL encoded by the coding sequence ATGTCAGCTACACCCCAAGTTACAGACGATAAATTTAAACAAGAGGTTTTAGAGAGCGACATTCCTGTTCTGGTGGATTTTTGGGCGCCTTGGTGTGGCCCCTGTCGTATGGTAGCTCCAGTTGTGGACGAAATTGCTGAACAATACGCAGGCCAAGTCAAAGTGCTGAAACTGAATACGGATGAAAATCCGGCGACAGCAAGCCAGTACGGAATTCGCAGTATCCCCACCCTCATGATTTTCAAGGGAGGCCAACGGGTAGACATGGTTGTGGGAGCCGTTCCCAAAACAACCCTAGCTAACACTCTCGAAAAATATCTTTAG